A single genomic interval of Coturnix japonica isolate 7356 chromosome 14, Coturnix japonica 2.1, whole genome shotgun sequence harbors:
- the CDR2 gene encoding cerebellar degeneration-related protein 2 gives MLADSLVEEFEIREDEPWYDQQDLQQDLHLAAELGKTLLDRNTELEESLQQMYATNQEQLQEIEYLTKQVELLRQMNDQHAKVYEQLDVTARELEDTNQKLVAESRASQQKILSLTETIENLQTHIDDLQRQVEELKKSGRGRMNHERSDQPRSMHSFSCLKELYDLRQYFVYDHVFAEKITSMDSQLSPLEEENENLKKAVTVLQAQLNLEKEKRVTMEEEYSLVVKENCDLEQRLVDIDLYRARAEELEVEVAEMRQMLKSENTLHNAEKLVPESFFISFKESLERELGQSPADDGLLAVPELDKKALKRSSSENFLSSAAGGDILRGHEETCIRRAEAVKQRGISVLNEVDAQYNALKVKYEELLKKCQIDEDSLKHKAVQTLKQYSKDSVGNNQYEFSANNQEFMNAGESLSSTNTLPEYKALFKEIFSCIKKTKEEIDEHRSKYKSLSSQP, from the exons ATCTTCACCTTGCTGCTGAGCTTGGGAAGACGCTACTGGACCGCAACACTGAACTAGAAGAATCTTTACAGCAAATGTATGCAACAAATCAAGAGCAACTGCAGGAGATAGAG TATCTCACAAAGCAAGTGGAGCTCTTGCGTCAAATGAATGATCAACATGCAAAAGTTTATGAACAGCTGGATGTGACAGCAAGAGAACTAGAAGACACTAATCAAAAACTagttgcagagagcagagcGTCACAACAAAAGATACTAAG CTTGACAGAGACTATTGAAAATCTGCAGACACACATAGATGACCTGCAGAGGCAAgtagaagaactgaaaaagtcTGGACGAGGCCGGATGAACCATGAGAGATCTGACCAGCCAAGATCAATGCACAGCTTCTCTTGTTTGAAGGAGCTATATGACCTTCGCCA GTATTTTGTTTATGATCACGTGTTTGCAGAAAAGATTACTTCAATGGATAGTCAGCTAAGtcctctggaagaagaaaatgagaacttgAAGAAGGCAGTTACGGTTCTGCAAGCCCAGCTCAAcctagaaaaagagaagagggtAACGATGGAGGAGGAATATAGTCTTGTGGTGAAAGAAAACTGCGACCTTGAACAGAGGCTTGTTGATATTGACTTGTATCGGGCTCGTGCAGAGGAGTTAGAAGTGGAAGTAGCTGAAATGCGACAGATGCTTAAATCTGAAAACACACTCCACAATGCGGAGAAATTGGTGCCAGaatcctttttcatttcatttaaggAATCTTTAGAAAGGGAGCTTGGTCAGAGCCCAGCTGATGACGGGCTTCTGGCTGTCCCTGAACTTGACAAAAAGGCACTGAAGCggagcagcagtgaaaatttcctgagcagtgctgcagggggaGACATTCTAAGGGGCCACGAAGAAACGTGTATCAGGAGAGCTGAAGCTGTGAAGCAGCGGGGAATCTCTGTACTCAATGAAGTCGATGCTCAGTATAATGCTCTGAAAGTGAAATATGAGGAACTTTTGAAGAAGTGTCAAATAGATGAAGATTCTTTGAAACACAAGGCTGTACAAACACTGAAGCAGTATTCTAAAGACAGTGTGGGAAATAACCAGTATGAGTTTTCAGCTAATAATCAAGAATTTATGAATGCAGGAGAATCGCTCAGCTCCACAAATACTCTTCCTGAATATAAAGCACTCTTCAAGGAAATCTTTAGCTGtatcaaaaaaacaaaggaagaaatagatGAGCACAGATCTAAGTACAAGTCCCTTTCTTCTCAGCCGTGA